In a genomic window of Streptomyces sp. NBC_01231:
- a CDS encoding family 1 glycosylhydrolase — protein MNVTADGLRFPDGFLWGASTAAHQIEGNNVNSDWWHMEHSGGSIAEPSLDAADSYHRWREDMDLLAQLGFTDYRFSIEWARIEPAPGHFSRAEIAHYRRMVDGAIERGLRPMVTLHHFTVPRWFAERGGWTADGAAELFERYVRATAPIIATGVRHVCTINEPNMIAVFGAIRELGTEAPPTAGLVLPDKATTDALIQAHRRATAAVKAISADIQVGWSIANQVYQAQSGAEAATAAYSHPREDVFIEASRDDDWIGVQSYTRTRITTDGPIPAPDDAERTLTGWEYYPQALGYALRHTAEIVGDVPLIVTENGIATDDDSRRIDYTTGALQEVSAALEDGLHVHGYLHWSALDNYEWGSYKPTFGLISVDPDTLERTPKPSATWLGGLARTGVLPRATS, from the coding sequence ATGAACGTCACCGCCGACGGTCTCCGCTTCCCCGACGGCTTCCTGTGGGGCGCCTCCACCGCTGCCCACCAGATCGAGGGCAACAACGTCAACAGCGACTGGTGGCACATGGAACACAGCGGCGGCTCCATCGCCGAACCCAGCCTCGACGCCGCCGACAGCTACCACCGGTGGCGCGAGGACATGGACCTGCTCGCCCAACTCGGCTTCACCGACTACCGCTTCAGCATCGAATGGGCCCGCATCGAACCGGCACCCGGCCATTTCTCCCGGGCCGAGATCGCCCACTACCGGCGCATGGTCGACGGCGCCATCGAACGCGGCCTGCGTCCGATGGTCACCCTGCACCACTTCACCGTCCCGCGCTGGTTCGCCGAACGCGGCGGCTGGACCGCGGACGGCGCCGCCGAACTGTTCGAGCGGTACGTGCGGGCGACCGCGCCGATCATCGCCACCGGCGTACGGCACGTGTGCACCATCAACGAACCCAACATGATCGCGGTCTTCGGCGCCATCCGCGAACTGGGCACCGAAGCACCTCCCACGGCGGGACTCGTACTGCCCGACAAGGCCACCACCGACGCCCTGATCCAGGCCCACCGCCGCGCCACAGCCGCCGTCAAGGCGATCTCCGCCGACATCCAGGTCGGCTGGTCCATCGCCAACCAGGTCTACCAGGCCCAGTCCGGCGCCGAAGCCGCCACCGCCGCCTACAGCCACCCCCGCGAGGACGTCTTCATCGAAGCCTCCCGCGACGACGACTGGATCGGCGTCCAGTCCTACACCCGTACCAGGATCACCACCGACGGCCCCATTCCCGCGCCCGACGACGCCGAACGCACCCTCACCGGCTGGGAGTACTACCCCCAAGCCCTCGGATACGCCCTCCGCCACACCGCCGAGATCGTCGGCGACGTCCCCCTGATCGTCACCGAGAACGGCATCGCCACCGACGACGACAGCCGCCGCATCGACTACACCACCGGAGCACTCCAGGAAGTCTCAGCGGCCCTGGAGGACGGCCTCCACGTACACGGCTACCTCCACTGGAGCGCCCTCGACAACTACGAATGGGGCTCCTACAAACCCACCTTCGGCCTCATCTCCGTCGACCCCGACACTCTCGAACGCACCCCCAAGCCGTCCGCCACCTGGCTCGGCGGCCTCGCCCGGACCGGCGTACTACCCCGAGCCACCTCCTGA
- a CDS encoding CAP domain-containing protein yields MPAPPAYRPPLWPVPHSGPWPASADRKAAAPAAGVAAELNRRRTKAGCHRVRLRVPLTRAAQAHSADMARTRHLGHTGTDGSSPQERMRAAGYRPRHSGEVVAADTDTASATVKMWMKSPPHRHIILTCRYTDAGIGRADGPGGPWWTVDLAARR; encoded by the coding sequence GTGCCCGCACCGCCGGCCTACCGGCCCCCTCTCTGGCCGGTGCCGCATTCCGGGCCGTGGCCGGCCTCAGCCGACCGGAAGGCCGCCGCTCCGGCGGCCGGCGTGGCCGCCGAACTCAACCGGCGCCGAACCAAAGCAGGATGCCACCGGGTGCGGCTGCGGGTGCCGCTCACGCGGGCCGCCCAGGCGCACAGCGCCGACATGGCCCGCACCAGGCACCTCGGCCACACCGGAACCGACGGCAGCAGCCCGCAGGAGCGGATGCGAGCCGCCGGCTACCGGCCCCGTCACTCGGGTGAGGTCGTCGCGGCCGATACCGACACCGCGAGCGCCACCGTGAAGATGTGGATGAAGAGCCCGCCCCACCGGCACATCATCCTCACCTGCCGCTACACCGACGCGGGCATCGGCAGGGCGGACGGCCCCGGCGGCCCTTGGTGGACGGTGGATCTGGCTGCGCGCCGGTAG
- a CDS encoding aminoglycoside phosphotransferase family protein translates to MINHDEAGVVRPLTLAWVSRYLESGERIVNIEALHGGITAEMRRLTVGTRDGDTRAMVLRTFVDPYFVEHAEDLLNREADVLALLTGTGVPAPGPVAVDPSAAHCEYPWLLMTHLAGRTVLDDEGLEARVPLLARQLVAIHALRPAERPREYQAWTTADAVVPPNGADAAAWAAATDVIRRPAPPYEGRLLHRDFHPGNVLFDVLPSSPAGLRITGVVDWVQTSWGPADLDVAHCSTNLALLHGPAWGLRFADAYEEAGGVLAAAASERLYWRLLDGLAFAGDAQWVARPWREAGRAELTTRAVEERLDAYVTALMDALG, encoded by the coding sequence GTGATCAACCACGATGAGGCGGGGGTCGTCCGACCGTTGACCCTGGCTTGGGTGAGCCGGTATCTGGAGTCCGGCGAACGGATCGTCAATATCGAGGCGCTGCACGGCGGCATCACCGCCGAGATGCGACGGCTGACCGTCGGCACACGAGACGGGGACACCCGCGCTATGGTGCTGCGGACCTTCGTCGACCCGTACTTCGTGGAGCACGCCGAGGACCTGCTGAACCGCGAGGCCGACGTCCTCGCCCTGCTCACGGGGACCGGCGTGCCGGCTCCCGGACCGGTCGCGGTTGATCCGTCCGCCGCGCATTGTGAGTATCCGTGGCTCCTGATGACACATCTGGCGGGCCGGACGGTCCTCGATGACGAGGGATTGGAGGCGCGCGTCCCTCTGCTGGCCCGTCAACTCGTGGCGATCCACGCGTTGCGACCAGCCGAGCGGCCCCGGGAGTATCAGGCGTGGACGACCGCCGACGCCGTCGTCCCTCCGAACGGCGCCGACGCGGCGGCATGGGCCGCGGCGACCGACGTGATCCGCCGGCCTGCGCCGCCTTACGAGGGGCGGCTCCTGCACCGGGACTTCCACCCCGGCAACGTGCTGTTCGACGTGCTGCCCTCAAGCCCGGCAGGTCTCCGGATCACGGGGGTCGTCGACTGGGTACAGACCTCCTGGGGCCCGGCGGACCTCGATGTGGCGCATTGCTCCACCAATCTCGCCCTGCTGCACGGTCCTGCGTGGGGTCTGCGGTTCGCCGACGCGTATGAGGAGGCCGGCGGGGTGCTGGCCGCGGCTGCGAGCGAGCGGCTGTACTGGCGTCTGCTGGACGGGCTGGCGTTCGCGGGGGATGCGCAGTGGGTGGCGCGGCCGTGGCGGGAGGCGGGGAGGGCGGAGCTGACGACGCGGGCCGTGGAGGAGCGGCTGGATGCCTATGTCACCGCCCTGATGGACGCGCTGGGCTGA
- a CDS encoding response regulator transcription factor has translation MIRVLIADDEPMIRAGVRSVLASDPGIEIVAEAGDGHEAVELVRRHRPAVAVLDIRMPGMNGIDAAAEIRSTAPSTGVVMLTTFGEDDYILRALGGGAAGFLIKSGEPEELITGVRAVADGAAYLSPKVAARVVAHLSATGAGALAGRRSVARARVDSLTARERDVLAFLGRGLSNGQIARRLHVVEGTVKAHVSSILARLGVDNRAAAAVVAHEAGIVPPPSQP, from the coding sequence ATGATCCGGGTGCTGATCGCCGACGACGAGCCCATGATCCGTGCGGGAGTACGTTCAGTTCTTGCCTCGGATCCCGGCATCGAGATCGTCGCCGAGGCCGGTGACGGGCACGAGGCCGTGGAACTGGTCCGGCGTCACCGCCCTGCGGTGGCTGTGCTCGACATCCGTATGCCGGGGATGAACGGCATCGACGCGGCGGCGGAGATCCGCAGCACCGCGCCCAGCACGGGCGTCGTCATGCTGACGACGTTCGGTGAGGACGACTACATCCTGCGGGCCCTCGGCGGTGGCGCGGCCGGCTTCCTGATCAAGTCGGGCGAGCCCGAGGAACTGATCACCGGGGTCCGGGCGGTGGCCGACGGCGCCGCCTACCTGTCACCGAAGGTCGCGGCCCGGGTCGTCGCGCACCTCTCCGCGACGGGCGCGGGCGCCCTGGCCGGCCGGCGCTCCGTCGCCCGCGCCCGAGTCGACTCCCTGACCGCCCGGGAACGGGACGTACTGGCCTTCCTCGGCAGGGGACTGTCCAACGGGCAGATCGCCCGGCGGTTGCATGTGGTGGAGGGGACGGTGAAGGCCCATGTGAGTTCCATTCTGGCGCGGCTGGGCGTGGACAACCGGGCCGCTGCCGCGGTTGTCGCCCACGAGGCCGGGATCGTTCCTCCGCCGTCCCAGCCGTGA
- a CDS encoding dienelactone hydrolase family protein, protein MRTKMLHIPTADGLADAFATFPDGGERHPGVLMYADGFGIRPVLREMARELAGHGYYVLVPNLFYRHGPAPVIDLPEHIGEEVRPAVFAQLMPLIEAHTAERVLRDADSYLRFLATQPEVGAGPVAVTGYCIGGLLAMRTAAAHPGQVAAVAAFHAPVGADGPDSLSTLTAQVHLGHAEGDITPEALGELNQALDAAGVGYTSEIYPGTVHGFTMSDTDAFNPAALQRHWDRLLPLLDRTLANS, encoded by the coding sequence ATGCGCACCAAGATGCTGCACATTCCCACCGCGGATGGCCTGGCCGACGCCTTCGCCACCTTCCCCGACGGTGGTGAGCGGCACCCAGGGGTGCTGATGTACGCGGACGGTTTCGGTATCCGGCCCGTGCTGCGGGAGATGGCCCGCGAGCTGGCCGGGCACGGGTACTACGTGCTCGTCCCCAACCTCTTCTACCGGCACGGTCCGGCACCGGTGATCGACCTTCCCGAGCACATCGGAGAAGAGGTCCGGCCCGCGGTCTTCGCCCAGCTGATGCCCTTGATCGAGGCGCACACCGCGGAACGTGTCCTGCGCGACGCGGACTCCTATCTCAGGTTCCTCGCCACCCAGCCCGAGGTCGGTGCCGGACCGGTCGCGGTGACCGGCTACTGCATAGGCGGCCTCCTGGCCATGCGCACCGCCGCGGCCCACCCCGGCCAGGTGGCCGCCGTCGCCGCATTCCACGCTCCCGTGGGCGCCGACGGGCCCGACAGCCTCTCCACACTCACGGCCCAGGTACACCTCGGCCACGCCGAAGGCGACATCACCCCTGAAGCCCTCGGCGAGTTGAACCAGGCCCTGGACGCCGCGGGTGTGGGCTACACCTCCGAGATCTACCCCGGCACCGTCCACGGCTTCACCATGTCCGACACCGACGCCTTCAACCCCGCCGCGCTACAGCGCCATTGGGACCGCCTGCTGCCCCTCCTCGACCGCACCCTGGCCAACAGTTGA
- a CDS encoding class I SAM-dependent methyltransferase produces MWATAVGVARVRALEAERENALFRDPLAQAFAAAGGLWPSSPPLPDDEAARRRRLAVSFSIVIRTKFLDDLLQQASASGVRQVVLLGAGMDSRAFRMDWPEGTRLFEVDTAAPLDFKDSVLRQERAVARCERITVAVDLREDWPGALAAAGHDPAVPTVWIAEGLLIYLPEDAVELLLARISAQSAAGSRMGLTLGSRGVIERFGADAVPGSAASMWVSEMPDDPVGWLARHGWEAASHTLRERAAAYGRPISTPPQREEQPGGLISAVRR; encoded by the coding sequence GTGTGGGCCACGGCGGTGGGGGTGGCCAGGGTGCGGGCGCTGGAGGCCGAGCGGGAGAACGCGCTGTTCCGCGACCCACTGGCACAGGCCTTCGCCGCCGCCGGCGGCCTGTGGCCCTCCTCGCCGCCGCTGCCCGATGACGAGGCCGCGCGACGCCGCCGGCTGGCCGTGTCGTTCTCCATCGTCATCAGGACGAAGTTCCTCGACGACCTGTTGCAGCAGGCCTCCGCGTCCGGGGTCCGACAGGTCGTGCTGCTCGGCGCCGGCATGGACAGCCGGGCCTTCCGGATGGACTGGCCCGAGGGCACCCGGCTGTTCGAGGTCGACACCGCCGCCCCACTGGACTTCAAGGATTCGGTGCTGCGCCAGGAGCGGGCCGTCGCACGCTGCGAGCGGATCACCGTCGCGGTGGATCTGCGTGAGGACTGGCCAGGCGCGCTGGCCGCCGCAGGGCACGACCCGGCGGTGCCGACCGTGTGGATCGCCGAAGGACTGCTGATCTATCTGCCCGAGGACGCGGTGGAGTTGCTGCTGGCCCGGATCAGCGCGCAGTCGGCCGCAGGCAGTCGGATGGGGCTGACGTTGGGCTCGCGCGGCGTGATCGAGCGCTTCGGCGCGGACGCCGTGCCGGGATCGGCGGCGTCCATGTGGGTCTCGGAGATGCCCGACGACCCGGTGGGCTGGCTGGCCCGGCACGGTTGGGAAGCCGCCAGCCATACCCTGCGCGAGCGCGCTGCCGCCTATGGCCGCCCGATCAGCACCCCGCCGCAGCGCGAGGAACAGCCCGGCGGACTGATCTCGGCGGTCCGCCGGTAG
- a CDS encoding LysR family transcriptional regulator encodes MRYDLDDLRLFLHIVAEGSITAGARRMHLSLPSASARVRSLEHNAGVALLVRGRRGVRPTPAGTTLARHARDVLAQTTRLESAIAGYTRSPTTPLILLAGGSAMHRLVPQALVSFLRAHPDVDVTVTESRTPRTVRMLADGEADLGIVLDDEARDCGLQMEPLGDDSLVVIGQAGGVLADRTTLTYSEVAEHPLVGLNADSSLRRWIEKHLGPHAPVVRNRTTVANLNVLVALAAAGVGLAVVPRRAIDPHQPLDVCELQDSWARRHHVLAWGVKDRASPTATEALAEHLRHAALPEPSSRTAHEDPADRRPFPNSRHRPGALAP; translated from the coding sequence GTGCGCTATGACTTGGACGACTTGCGGCTCTTTCTGCACATCGTGGCGGAGGGGTCGATCACGGCGGGCGCTCGCCGGATGCATCTGAGCCTTCCTTCGGCAAGCGCGAGAGTGCGTTCACTGGAGCACAACGCCGGCGTCGCACTGCTGGTCCGCGGTCGGCGCGGCGTGCGGCCCACGCCGGCGGGGACGACCCTGGCCCGCCACGCCCGCGACGTGCTCGCCCAGACCACGCGGCTCGAAAGCGCCATCGCCGGCTACACCCGGTCCCCGACCACTCCGCTGATCCTGTTGGCCGGCGGCTCCGCGATGCATCGGCTCGTGCCGCAGGCCCTGGTCTCGTTCCTCCGCGCACACCCGGACGTCGACGTGACAGTGACCGAGAGCCGCACCCCGCGGACGGTGCGGATGCTCGCCGACGGCGAGGCGGACCTGGGGATCGTGCTCGACGACGAGGCCCGCGACTGCGGCCTGCAGATGGAGCCCCTCGGCGACGACTCCCTCGTCGTGATCGGCCAGGCCGGAGGGGTCCTCGCCGATCGGACCACGCTGACCTACAGCGAGGTCGCCGAGCACCCTCTCGTCGGGCTCAACGCCGACTCCTCGCTGCGCCGCTGGATCGAGAAGCACCTCGGGCCCCACGCTCCGGTGGTGCGCAACCGCACGACCGTCGCCAACCTCAACGTCCTCGTCGCCCTCGCTGCGGCCGGCGTCGGGCTCGCCGTCGTACCGCGTCGCGCCATCGACCCCCACCAGCCACTCGACGTATGCGAACTGCAGGACTCCTGGGCTCGCCGCCACCATGTGCTGGCCTGGGGCGTCAAGGACCGCGCCTCGCCGACGGCTACCGAGGCGCTCGCCGAACACCTGCGCCACGCGGCACTGCCCGAGCCTTCCTCCCGCACGGCACACGAAGACCCCGCCGATCGGCGACCCTTCCCGAACAGCCGACACAGGCCGGGCGCGCTCGCGCCGTAG
- a CDS encoding sulfite exporter TauE/SafE family protein — MSELLLVLLAGVAAGVLNALGGGGTFVALPALVAFGLSPVTANALSRVALVPGAVAGAWVYRRELTPVGSTSTKSLTVISVIGGGLGAGLLLVLPASSFDVAAPWLLAFATVILMVGRRLSQLLSTSLGNSVGMSARAVLIGQFFLAVYGGYFGGAVGILMLALWSIGLGLDAAVSNPMRIAQLAAIYLSATVLFLIASDALTAPLLLSTMLVGAVGGGYAGAHLARRLPDWMLRSVILTTAVTMTVLYFLRG; from the coding sequence GTGTCGGAGCTATTGCTTGTCCTGCTGGCCGGTGTCGCCGCCGGAGTGCTCAACGCCTTGGGTGGTGGGGGTACGTTCGTGGCACTGCCCGCTCTCGTCGCGTTCGGCCTGTCACCGGTGACGGCGAACGCGTTGTCGCGGGTAGCTCTGGTGCCCGGGGCCGTAGCCGGCGCATGGGTGTACCGACGCGAACTCACCCCGGTCGGTTCGACGTCCACGAAGTCGCTGACAGTGATCAGCGTGATCGGCGGCGGCCTCGGTGCCGGCCTGCTGCTGGTGCTGCCGGCATCGTCGTTCGACGTCGCGGCACCGTGGCTCCTCGCCTTCGCCACGGTGATCCTGATGGTCGGACGCCGCCTCTCTCAGCTGTTGAGCACCTCGCTGGGCAACTCGGTCGGCATGAGTGCCCGGGCCGTCCTGATCGGGCAGTTCTTCCTCGCTGTGTACGGCGGATACTTCGGCGGTGCCGTAGGCATCTTGATGCTGGCTCTGTGGAGTATCGGCCTCGGCCTCGACGCCGCGGTCAGCAACCCGATGCGGATCGCACAGCTCGCGGCCATCTACCTCAGTGCGACCGTGCTCTTCCTCATCGCCTCGGACGCACTGACCGCTCCGCTTCTCCTCAGCACCATGCTGGTCGGTGCCGTGGGCGGCGGCTACGCCGGCGCCCACCTCGCCCGACGTCTTCCCGACTGGATGCTACGGAGCGTCATCCTCACCACCGCCGTGACCATGACCGTCCTGTATTTTTTGCGCGGCTGA
- the ppsA gene encoding phosphoenolpyruvate synthase produces MIEHYVLGLQEIDEMQAGVVGGKGAHLGRLSRIEGIRVPGGFCVTTEAFRRIMAEEPSIADRLDQLSRLSPDDREAIRTLSAQIRRAIEGIAIPGDLTAAITGSLAQVGDRAAYAVRSSATAEDLPTASFAGQHDTYLNVVGPTAILQHVSRCWASLFTERAVTYRQRHGIDHRAVHMAVVVQQMVFPQAAGILFTADPVTGNRKVATVDAGFGLGEALVSGLVNPDVFKVRDGEVVSKTIAAKQRAVHALSAGGTQEVAIDSQRQQQPALTDAQVVRLVQFGRRIEAHFGRPQDIEWCLVDDGFQIVQSRPITTLFPIPETGDQENHVYVSVGHQQMMTDPMKPLGLSMWQLTAMVPMHEAGGRLFVDVTRRLTSPASRAGLLDIMGRGDPLVRDALETVLDRDDFVPSLPDAGPGGPPAGGASAPIETDPAIVTELIERSQVSIAALERDIRTKTGPVLFDFLLEAFEEHKRVLSDPLSIQAIMAGMEATWWLNDKLQEWLGEKNAADTLTLSAPDNITSEMGLALLDVADVIRPYPEVVAFLQGVEYVQDEAFLDELAKLAGGPEARHAIDAYLDRYGMRCVGEIDITRPRWRERPTTLAPVILDNVRNFEPGAAERRFELGRQKAQKKEQDVLSRLRALPDGDRKADEAKRMIDRVRTFIGYREFPKYAIVSRYFVYKQALLEEAERLVQADVLAEKEDISYLTFQELHDVARSNQVDDQLIQQRKDAFQSYHALTPPRVLTSDGEAVSGSYRRDDVPAGALIGLPVSAGTIEGRARVILDMAEADLETGDILVTTFTDPSWSPLFVGIAGLVTEVGGLMTHGAVIAREYGLPAVVGVERATRLIRDGQRIRVHGTDGYVEILP; encoded by the coding sequence GTGATCGAGCACTACGTGTTGGGTCTTCAAGAGATTGACGAGATGCAGGCCGGGGTCGTTGGTGGTAAGGGCGCGCACCTGGGCAGGCTGTCGCGGATCGAAGGCATCCGCGTACCGGGGGGCTTCTGCGTGACGACGGAGGCCTTCCGGCGGATCATGGCGGAAGAGCCGTCGATCGCCGACCGGCTGGATCAGCTGTCGCGCCTGAGCCCCGACGACCGGGAGGCGATCCGCACGCTCAGCGCGCAGATTCGCCGGGCCATCGAGGGGATCGCCATCCCGGGCGATCTCACGGCGGCGATCACCGGCTCGCTCGCCCAGGTCGGCGATCGAGCCGCCTACGCCGTCCGATCCAGCGCGACGGCAGAGGATCTGCCGACCGCCTCCTTCGCCGGCCAGCACGACACGTACCTGAACGTCGTGGGGCCGACGGCGATCCTCCAGCACGTCAGCCGGTGCTGGGCCTCGCTGTTCACCGAGCGGGCGGTGACCTACCGTCAGCGCCATGGCATCGACCACCGGGCGGTCCACATGGCCGTGGTCGTGCAGCAGATGGTCTTCCCGCAAGCGGCCGGCATCCTGTTCACGGCCGACCCCGTCACGGGCAACCGGAAGGTCGCCACCGTGGACGCCGGCTTCGGCCTCGGCGAGGCCCTGGTCTCCGGCCTGGTGAACCCCGACGTGTTCAAGGTGCGAGACGGTGAAGTCGTCTCGAAGACGATCGCCGCCAAACAGCGTGCCGTGCACGCCCTTTCGGCCGGCGGTACGCAGGAAGTGGCGATCGACTCGCAGCGGCAGCAGCAGCCGGCGCTGACGGATGCGCAGGTCGTGCGGCTCGTGCAGTTCGGGCGGCGGATCGAAGCGCACTTCGGGCGCCCGCAGGACATCGAATGGTGCCTGGTCGATGACGGTTTCCAGATCGTTCAGAGCAGGCCGATCACGACGCTGTTCCCCATCCCCGAGACCGGCGACCAGGAGAATCACGTCTACGTCTCCGTCGGTCACCAGCAGATGATGACCGACCCCATGAAGCCTCTGGGGCTGTCCATGTGGCAGCTGACGGCCATGGTTCCGATGCACGAGGCCGGCGGGAGGCTGTTCGTCGACGTCACCCGGCGATTGACCTCGCCCGCGAGCCGCGCCGGCCTCCTGGACATCATGGGAAGAGGCGATCCGCTGGTCAGGGACGCGCTGGAGACCGTCCTGGACCGCGACGATTTCGTCCCGTCGCTCCCGGACGCGGGTCCCGGTGGGCCGCCGGCCGGCGGCGCATCCGCCCCGATCGAGACGGATCCGGCCATCGTCACCGAGCTGATCGAGCGCAGCCAGGTGTCCATCGCCGCCCTGGAGCGCGACATCCGGACGAAGACCGGCCCGGTGCTGTTCGACTTCCTGCTGGAGGCCTTCGAGGAGCACAAGCGAGTCCTCAGTGATCCGCTGAGCATCCAGGCGATCATGGCGGGGATGGAGGCCACCTGGTGGCTCAACGACAAGCTGCAGGAGTGGCTGGGCGAGAAGAACGCGGCTGACACGCTCACGCTGTCCGCTCCCGACAACATCACCTCGGAGATGGGACTGGCGCTGCTCGATGTCGCGGACGTGATCCGCCCGTATCCGGAAGTGGTGGCGTTCCTGCAGGGTGTTGAGTACGTCCAGGACGAGGCCTTCCTGGACGAGCTGGCGAAGCTCGCGGGCGGGCCCGAAGCGCGCCACGCCATCGATGCCTACCTCGACCGGTACGGCATGCGCTGCGTCGGCGAGATCGACATCACGAGGCCACGGTGGCGCGAGCGCCCCACCACGCTCGCGCCCGTGATCCTCGACAACGTCAGGAACTTCGAACCGGGCGCCGCCGAGCGGCGCTTCGAGCTGGGGCGGCAGAAGGCGCAGAAGAAGGAACAGGACGTGCTGTCACGCTTGCGGGCCCTGCCGGACGGGGACCGTAAAGCCGACGAGGCCAAGCGGATGATCGACCGGGTCAGAACCTTCATCGGGTACCGGGAGTTTCCGAAGTACGCCATCGTCAGCCGCTACTTCGTCTACAAGCAGGCCCTGCTGGAGGAGGCCGAGCGCCTCGTGCAGGCCGACGTACTTGCCGAGAAGGAGGACATTTCCTACCTCACGTTCCAGGAACTCCACGACGTCGCGCGCTCGAACCAGGTGGATGACCAGCTCATCCAACAGCGCAAGGACGCGTTCCAGTCGTACCACGCGCTCACCCCGCCCCGGGTTCTCACATCGGATGGTGAGGCCGTCAGCGGGTCGTACCGGCGCGACGACGTGCCGGCCGGCGCCCTGATCGGTCTACCGGTTTCCGCCGGGACCATCGAGGGGAGAGCCCGCGTCATTCTTGACATGGCGGAGGCCGATCTCGAAACGGGCGACATCCTGGTCACGACCTTCACTGACCCCAGCTGGTCGCCGCTGTTCGTCGGAATCGCGGGGCTGGTGACGGAGGTGGGCGGCTTGATGACCCATGGCGCAGTGATCGCTCGGGAGTACGGCCTGCCTGCCGTCGTGGGCGTGGAGCGGGCCACCCGGCTGATCCGGGACGGGCAGCGGATCCGCGTACATGGAACCGACGGGTACGTCGAGATCCTGCCCTAG
- a CDS encoding phosphatase PAP2 family protein translates to MLWGAAGVAALALLVALEVAARRYGQPGPITNQLKEVIFAPKPGPLYGGMALMTVVLSWRQRIIAAGVAIGIDVVFVLVRWAAGVKVIDGHFFGNGALWVMLGYGVIAVTRRTGRERVLLLKGVGLGLLLVAGRKTGDTWLFITSKTRPTVLDQYVATADHALGNPSWLAGRLLQATDPIGTHLLQVVYAQLAVAAIVVALYQLRHVAVERRFPSHHLVRTFLVIGLLGPGIYMIFPVVGPVFAYGPGASGTGGVHWAAANLWPDTPLPITTPHPMSYDQITPRNCMPSLHTAWATAIFIHSRKGPRLLRFAGTFWLIATLSATLGFGYHYGVDLVAGVVFVLTIEGALRSLDRGWDRPGIQLVVHGATVFAALLVSYRYLPMEMARHQVVSGSLLVLAMASVVYGYVRTTRLWEPTAVAARQPEPQPEPA, encoded by the coding sequence ATGCTGTGGGGCGCAGCAGGTGTGGCGGCTCTCGCACTCCTTGTCGCTTTGGAGGTCGCCGCACGCCGCTACGGTCAACCGGGGCCGATCACCAACCAGCTGAAAGAGGTGATATTCGCCCCGAAACCAGGGCCACTGTACGGCGGTATGGCGTTGATGACCGTGGTGCTGTCATGGCGGCAACGGATCATTGCTGCTGGTGTCGCGATCGGCATAGACGTCGTCTTCGTGCTCGTGCGGTGGGCGGCGGGCGTCAAGGTGATTGACGGTCATTTCTTCGGCAATGGCGCGTTGTGGGTGATGTTGGGCTATGGGGTCATCGCTGTTACGCGCCGCACCGGCCGGGAACGTGTCCTGCTGCTGAAGGGCGTCGGGCTGGGCCTGTTGCTGGTGGCCGGCCGCAAGACCGGCGACACCTGGCTGTTCATCACGTCGAAGACCCGCCCGACGGTGCTCGACCAGTACGTGGCAACCGCCGATCATGCGCTGGGCAACCCTTCGTGGCTGGCAGGCCGCCTTCTCCAGGCCACCGACCCGATCGGCACCCATCTCCTCCAAGTGGTCTACGCGCAACTTGCGGTGGCCGCGATCGTCGTCGCGCTGTACCAGCTGCGTCACGTAGCGGTCGAGCGCCGCTTCCCGAGCCATCACCTGGTGCGCACGTTCTTGGTGATCGGCCTCCTCGGGCCGGGCATCTACATGATCTTTCCGGTGGTCGGACCGGTCTTCGCCTACGGCCCGGGCGCCTCCGGCACCGGCGGCGTGCACTGGGCGGCGGCCAATCTGTGGCCGGACACCCCGCTGCCGATCACGACGCCGCACCCGATGTCATACGACCAGATCACTCCCCGAAACTGCATGCCCAGCCTGCACACAGCGTGGGCCACCGCGATCTTCATCCATTCCCGTAAGGGTCCACGACTCCTGCGATTCGCCGGTACGTTCTGGCTGATCGCCACGCTCAGCGCGACGCTGGGATTCGGCTACCACTACGGCGTGGATCTCGTCGCCGGCGTTGTGTTCGTGCTCACGATCGAGGGAGCGCTGCGTTCGCTCGACCGTGGCTGGGACCGGCCAGGGATCCAGCTGGTCGTCCACGGGGCTACGGTCTTTGCTGCGCTTTTGGTGTCGTACCGCTATCTTCCGATGGAGATGGCCAGACATCAGGTGGTGTCCGGATCACTTCTCGTTCTGGCGATGGCCTCAGTGGTTTACGGCTATGTACGGACCACCAGGCTATGGGAGCCGACGGCTGTAGCCGCGCGGCAACCGGAACCGCAACCCGAACCAGCTTGA